The Setaria italica strain Yugu1 chromosome IX, Setaria_italica_v2.0, whole genome shotgun sequence genome has a window encoding:
- the LOC101776885 gene encoding guanine nucleotide exchange factor SPIKE 1 isoform X2 gives MSGGGGGSALLAFSPRPLALWLVQRVGVGGTCAAPVASRARLPRSDLGRAREILSFGFETSLAPVGDFFQVTAMEPAAAAAGEGQRFKRIPRQAWSGNLELDPLLNENLDQWPHLNELVQCYKADFVKDDGKYGRYESVAPPSFQNQIFEGPDTDIETELQLCNVRHSKPEDATEDDTPSTSGRQIYETEPSASSSKVHCSLSPLPAYEPAYDWENERSLIFGQRVPESLPAINNSGLKITVKVLSLSFQAGLIEPFSGTICLYNRDRREKLSEDFYFHILPTDMQDAQISLDRRGVFSLDAPSPSVCLLIQLEKAATEEGGVTPSVYSRKEPVHLTEKEKQKLQVWSRIMSYKESFAWAMIPLFEGNHAGGLGDAASPSSPLAPSISGSSSQDSIVDPISKLTLDGKLNHYSSGSSVIVEISNLNKVKESYIEDSLQDPKRKVHKPVKGVLRLEVEKLHDGHHDADNVSEGGSMANDLNDAGDLSNGRCNRSSFDGIRSSVNSSGAAQKDAHHNGKISSCENSDSFQAFDFRMMTRSEPFSQLFHCLYVYPLTVSLSRKRNLFVRVELRKDDSDIRKPPLEAVHPRERNTMLQKWGHTQIAVGTRMASYHDELKISLPALLTPQHHLVFTFFHVDLQMKLEAPKPVIVGYSVLPLSTHIQLLSDVSLPILRELVPHYLQESGKERMDYLEDGKTVFRLRLRLCSSLFPVNERIRDFFVEYDRHTLHTSPPWGSELLEAINSLKNVESTALLQFLQPILNMLLHLIGDGGETLQVAAFRAMVNILTRVQQESSDGAERNRFLINYVDYAFDDFGDRQAPVYPGLSTVWGSLARSKAKGYRVGPVYDDVLAMAWFFLELIVKSMGLEQSRLFYHNLPLGEDVPPLQLKEGVFRCIMQLFDCLLTEVHERCKKGLSLAKRLNSTLAFFCYDLLSIIEPRQVFELVSLYMDKFAGVCQSVLHDCKLTFLQIICDHDLFVEMPGRDPSDRNYLSSVLIQEIFLTLDHDDLSQRAKAARILVVLICKHEFDARYQKSEDKLYIAQLYFPLIGQILDEMPVFYNLNAVEKREVLVVILQIVRNLDDATLIKAWQQSIARTRLFFKLLEECITHFEHNKTGDSMLLGASSRSPDVERPASPKYSERLSPSVNAYLSEASRHEIRPQGTPENGYMWNRVSPQLSSPNQPYSLREALAQAQSSRIGSTARALRESLHPVLRQKLELWEENLSTAVSLEVLGITEKFSVAAGTRSITTDYAKLDCVTSILMGLLSRSQPLAFWKAFLPVVYNIFNLHGATLMARENDRFLKQIAFHLLRLAVFRNDSIRKRAVVGLQILVRNSFNYFKNTTRLRVMLTITLSELMSDVQVTQMKSDGSLEESGEARRLRKSLEEMADVRSKDLLKDCGLPVTALEAAPEGSNDNRWSWVEVKHLSKCLVQALDAGLEHALLGSVVNVDRYAAAEGFYKLAMAYAPVPDLHIMWLLHLCDAHQEMQSWAEAAQCAVAVAGVIMQALVGRNDAVWSKEHVASLRKICPIVSTDVSAEVSAAEVEGYGASKLTVDSAVKYLQLANKLFAQAELYHFCASIQELIIPVYKSRRSYGQLAKCHTSLTNIYESILEQEASPIPFIDATYYRVGFYGERFGKLNKKEYVFREPRDVRLGDIMEKLSHTYEAKMDGNHTLHIIPDSRQVNADELQPGVCYLQITAVDPVMEDEDLGSRRERIFSLSTGTVRARVFDRFLFDTPFTKNGKTQGGLEDQWKRRTVLQTEGSFPALVNRLLVTKSESLEFSPVENAIGMIETRTAALRNELEEPRSSEGDQLPRLQSLQRILQGSVAVQVNSGVLSVCTAFLSGEPATRLRSQELQQLIAALLEFMAVCKRAIRVHFRLIGEEDQEFHTQLVNGFQSLTAELSHYIPAILSEL, from the exons AtgagtggcggtggtggtggtagcgCCCTCCTCGCCTTTTCTCCCCGCCCTCTCGCCCTCTGGTTGGTGCAGCGGGTGGGAGTGGGGGGAACTTGCGCTGCCCCCGTCGCTTCACGGGCACGCCTCCCTCGCTCGGATCTGGGCCGCGCGCGCGAGATCCTGAGCTTCGGGTTCGAGACTTCCCTTGCTCCCGTTGGGGATTTTTTTCAG GTGACGGCGATGGAGCccgcggcggctgctgcgggaGAAGGGCAGCGGTTCAAGCGGATTCCGCGGCAGGCGTGGTCGGGGAACCTGGAGCTGGATCCACTG CTCAATGAAAACTTAGATCAGTGGCCACATCTAAATGAGCTGGTACAGTGCTACAAGGCTGATTTTGTGAAGGATGATGGCAAATATGGACGATACGAGAGTGTTGCACCACCTTCTTTCCAGAATCAAATTTTCGAGGGACCTGATACTGACATAGAAACAG AGTTGCAGCTTTGCAACGTTAGGCATTCCAAGCCTGAGGATGCTACTGAAGACGATACACCAAGCACCTCAGGGAGGCAAATATATGAAACCGAACCATCTGCTTCATCTTCAAAAGTG CACTGTAGTCTGTCACCGCTGCCAGCATATGAGCCTGCGTATGATTGGGAGAATGAGAGGTCTTTGATATTTGGCCAAAGGGTGCCAGAAAGTCTCCCTGCAATTAACAACAG TGGCTTGAAGATAACTGTCAAGGTACTATCTTTGTCATTCCAAGCTGGATTAATTG AGCCTTTCAGTGGAACGATTTGCTTGTACAATAGAGATAGAAGAGAAAAACTGTCGGAAGACTTCTACTTTCACATACTTCCAACAGATATGCAGGAT GCTCAAATTTCCTTGGATCGTCGAGGCGTTTTCTCATTGGATGCCCCTTCACCATCAGTCTGCCTCTTGATTCAATTAGAAAAAGCTGCTACTGAAGAAGGGGGAGTAACACCTTCTGTTTATTCTCGTAAAGAGCCT GTGCACTTAACTGAGAAAGAGAAGCAAAAACTGCAAGTCTGGTCTCGAATCATGTCTTATAAAGAGTCATTTGCATGGGCTATGATTCCTCTGTTTGAAGGCAACCATGCTGGTGGTCTTGGTGATGCTGCTTCTCCTAGCAGTCCTTTAGCACCGAGTATATCAGGATCCAGTTCTCAAGATAGTATTGTGGACCCTATTTCAAAGCTTACTTTAGATGGAAAACTCAACCATTACTCAAGTGGAAGCTCAGTTATTGTAGAGATATCAAACTTAAACAAAGTGAAGGAAAGCTATATAGAGGACTCCCTCCAG GATCCAAAACGCAAAGTACATAAACCGGTGAAAGGTGTACTGAGATTAGAAGTGGAAAAACTTCATGATGGCCACCATGATGCGGATAATGTTTCTGAAGGTGGAAGCATGGCCAATGATTTGAATGATGCTGGTGACCTCAGTAATGGCAGATGCAACAGGAGTAGCTTTGATGGGATCCGCAGTTCTGTGAATTCTAGTGGCGCTGCCCAGAAAGATGCTCATCACAACGGTAAAATTTCTAGTTGTGAGAACAGTGACAGT TTTCAAGCTTTTGACTTCCGGATGATGACCCGAAGCGaaccattttcacaactttttcATTGTCTCTATGTGTACCCGTTGACTGTTAGCTTGAGCCGCAAAAGAAACCTATTTGTAAGAGTGGAACTGAGAAAGGATGATTCTGACATCCGTAAGCCTCCATTGGAG GCTGTTCATCCTAGGGAGCGGAACACAATGCTACAGAAGTGGGGCCATACGCAGATTGCTGTTGGAACAAGAATGGCTTCGTACCATGATGAACTTAAAATCAGTCTGCCTGCTCTTTTGACACCCCAACATCATCTTGTGTTCACATTTTTCCATGTAGATCTCCAAATGAAACTTGAAGCACCGAAACCA GTGATTGTTGGATATTCTGTACTTCCACTTTCGACACATATTCA GTTACTTTCGGATGTATCCTTGCCAATTTTGAGAGAGCTTGTCCCACATTACCTGCAAGAAAGTGGAAAG GAGAGAATGGACTACCTGGAGGACGGAAAAACTGTTTTCAGGCTGCGTTTAAGGCTCTGCTCGTCACTGTTTCCAGTTAATGAAAGGATAAGGGACTTTTTTGTCGAGTATGACCGCCATACCCTACATACAAGTCCCCCTTGGGGTTCTGAGCTTCTTGAG GCCATAAATAGTTTGAAGAACGTCGAATCTACTGCATTGTTACAATTTCTGCAACCGATACTCAATATGCTGCTGCATCTTATTGGTGATGGCGGTGAGACCCTTCAG GTTGCTGCATTTCGAGCCATGGTTAACATTTTAACCCG GGTACAGCAGGAGTCATCAGATGGGGCTGAGAGAAATAGATTTCTTATTAACTATGTTGATTATGCTTTCGATGACTTTGGTGATCGGCAAGCACCTGTGTATCCTGGTCTGTCTACTGTGTGGGGAAGTCTTGCTCGGAGTAAG GCTAAAGGTTATAGAGTTGGTCCTGTATATGATGATGTATTGGCAATGGCTTGGTTTTTTCTGGAGCTTATTGTAAAATCAATGGGATTGGAACAAAGTCGTCTCTTCTACCACAACCTTCCACTAG GTGAAGATGTCCCACCACTACAATTGAAAGAAGGTGTCTTCAGGTGCATCATGCAACTCTTTGATTGCCTTCTAACTGAGGTTCATGAGCGCTGTAAAAAGGGTTTAAGCTTGGCAAAGCGCTTGAACAGCACGCTTGCTTTCTTTTGCTATGATCTTTTATCAATTATTGAACCTCGCCAAGTTTTTGAGCTG GTTTCATTGTATATGGACAAGTTTGCCGGAGTTTGTCAATCAGTTCTCCATGACTGCAAATTGACATTCCTGCAGATAATATGCGACCATGATCTATTTGTTGAGATGCCTGGGCGGGATCCCTCCGATAG AAACTATCTCTCGTCAGTTCTTATTCAAGAGATATTTCTCACCTTGGACCACGATGATTTGTCTCAACGAGCGAAG GCTGCTCGAATTTTAGTTGTCCTTATATGCAAGCATGAATTTGATGCACGTTATCAAAAAAGCGAAGACAAGCTGTACATTGCTCAGTTGTATTTTCCTCTTATAGGGCAG ATCCTTGATGAGATGCCTGTTTTCTATAATCTGAATGCTGTTGAAAAGCGTGAGGTGCTAGTTGTCATTTTGCAAATTGTGAGGAACTTGGATGATGCAACTCTTATCAAAGCATGGCAACAAAGCATTGCTAGAACCAGATTGTTCTTCAAACTTCTTGAAGAATGTATAACCCATTTTGAG CACAACAAAACTGGAGACAGCATGCTACTTGGTGCTAGTTCTCGGAGCCCTGATGTTGAACGTCCAGCATCCCCAAAGTACTCAGAACGATTATCCCCATCAGTTAATGCATATTTGTCAGAGGCTTCAAGGCATGAAATAAGG CCTCAAGGAACACCAGAAAACGGATACATGTGGAACAGGGTTAGCCCTCAGCTAAGTTCCCCTAATCAACCCTATTCATTGAGGGAAGCACTCGCTCAAGCGCAATCTTCAAGAATTGGGTCAACCGCCAGGGCATTGAGAGAGTCTCTACATCCAGTACTAAGACAAAAATTG GAACTTTGGGAAGAAAATCTCAGTACTGCTGTGAGCCTGGAAGTGTTAGGAATAACCGAGAAGTTTTCAGTCGCTGCAGGCACTCGAAGCATTACTACTGATTATGCTAAGTTAGATTGTGTAACATCAATCTTGATGGGTCTTTTGTCTAGGAGCCAGCCCTTGGCCTTTTGGAAAGCTTTCCTTCCTGTGGTTTATAATATATTTAATCTCCATGGCGCAACACTTATGGCAAGGGAGAATGATCGCTTCTTGAAGCAAATTGCTTTTCATCTTTTGCGGCTTGCTGTTTTCCGAAATGATTCGATTAGAAAAAGGGCTGTTGTTGGGTTGCAGATTCTTGTTAGG AACTCGTTCAACTATTTCAAGAACACTACGAGGCTGAGGGTCATGTTGACGATTACTTTGTCAGAATTGATGTCCGATGTGCAAGTGACTCAGATGAAATCTGATGGTTCTCTTGAAGAAAGTGGCGAAGCACGTCGCCTTAGGAAATCTCTGGAGGAAATGGCTGATGTTAGAAGCAAGGATCTATTAAAAGATTGCGGCCTCCCTGTTACTGCATTGGAGGCTGCTCCTGAAGGTTCCAATGATAATAGGTGGTCTTGGGTAGAGGTGAAGCATCTGTCTAAATGTCTTGTCCAGGCCCTTGATGCTGGTCTGGAACACGCCCTCTTG GGTTCTGTAGTGAATGTGGACAGGTATGCGGCTGCCGAGGGTTTCTATAAGCTAGCTATGGCTTATGCGCCTGTTCCAGATCTTCACATTATGTGGTTGCTACACCTGTGTGATGCACACCAGGAGATGCAATCATGGGCTGAAGCAGCACAATGTGCAGTTGCTGTAGCTGGTGTGATCATGCAG GCACTTGTTGGAAGGAATGATGCTGTGTGGAGCAAGGAGCATGTTGCTTCACTGCGTAAGATTTGCCCTATCGTGAGCACTGATGTGAGCGCAGAAGTGTCTGCAGCTGAAGTTGAGGGATATGGTGCATCCAAACTAACAGTGGATTCAGCTGTCAAGTATCTTCAACTTGCCAACAAACTCTTTGCACAAGCTGAGCTCTACCATTTTTGTGCAAGCATCCAGGAACTCATCATTCCTGTGTATAAGAGTAGAAGGTCTTACGGACAGCTAGCCAAATGCCATACATCACTCACAAACATCTATGAGTCAATTCTTGAGCAGGAGGCCAGTCCTATACCATTTATTGATGCCACGTACTACCGAGTTGGTTTTTACGGTGAGCGTTTTGGTAAGCTCAATAAAAAGGAGTATGTGTTTAGGGAGCCACGGGATGTACGTCTTGGTGACATTATGGAGAAACTTAGTCATACATATGAGGCTAAAATGGACGGCAATCACACCTTACACATCATTCCAGACTCAAGACAAGTCAATGCTGATGAGTTGCAACCTGGTGTCTGCTATTTACAGATCACTGCTGTTGATCCTGTGATGGAGGATGAGGACTTGGGTAGCAGGAGGGAAAGGATTTTTTCTTTATCTACTGGTACTGTACGTGCACGTGTGTTTGACCGTTTTCTTTTTGACACACCATTCACAAAGAATGGAAAAACACAAGGTGGCTTAGAAGACCAGTGGAAGAGACGCACAGTGCTTCAGACAGAGGGTTCATTTCCTGCTTTAGTGAACCGCCTGCTAGTTACCAAATCTGAATCTCTGGAGTTCTCGCCTGTTGAGAATGCGATTGGAATGATTGAAACAAGGACAGCCGCATTGAGAAATGAACTAGAAGAACCACGGAGCTCTGAAGGTGATCAACTACCAAGGCTTCAAAGCTTGCAAAGGATACTCCAAGGAAGTGTGGCTGTTCAG GTCAACAGTGGAGTATTAAGTGTGTGCACAGCATTCTTATCTGGTGAGCCTGCGACTAGGCTCCGATCACAAGAACTGCAGCAGCTCATCGCTGCATTGCTTGAATTCATGGCTGTCTGCAAGCGCGCAATCCGTGTGCATTTCAGATTGATAGGCGAAGAAGACCAGGAATTCCACACCCAACTCGTCAATGGGTTCCAGTCACTCACCGCTGAGCTGTCTCACTATATCCCTGCTATACTCTCGGAGCTATGA